The following proteins are co-located in the Candidatus Omnitrophota bacterium genome:
- the tsaE gene encoding tRNA (adenosine(37)-N6)-threonylcarbamoyltransferase complex ATPase subunit type 1 TsaE — translation MRYISNSPEDTIEIGRKLALKLKKGDVVALIGDLGSGKTVFTKGIAAGLGVKNPRYVNSPTFVIIKEYKGKLPLYHFDLYRLDHSSVLDEEGYEEYFYSDGVTVIEWADKIRPILPKKYVEVKLTALSEDKRKIEMRKA, via the coding sequence ATGCGATACATTTCAAATAGTCCTGAAGATACGATAGAAATAGGGCGGAAGCTGGCGTTAAAACTAAAAAAGGGCGATGTTGTGGCCCTGATAGGTGACCTCGGCTCGGGCAAGACCGTGTTTACTAAAGGTATCGCCGCAGGGCTTGGCGTAAAGAATCCGCGTTATGTCAACAGCCCCACGTTTGTAATAATAAAAGAGTATAAAGGAAAATTGCCGCTCTACCATTTTGATCTCTACCGCCTGGATCATTCGAGCGTTCTCGACGAGGAAGGCTACGAAGAATATTTTTACAGCGATGGCGTTACGGTGATAGAATGGGCTGACAAGATACGGCCGATTCTGCCGAAAAAATACGTCGAAGTTAAATTGACCGCCCTGAGCGAGGATAAGCGGAAGATAGAGATGAGGAAAGCATGA
- a CDS encoding thiamine-phosphate kinase: MPMIKDVGELGLIKRIAKNIRLDKTVVRGIGDDTAVIKWTAGKYLLFTCDMLVEGTHFTRKGARPFQIGHKALARNISDIAAMGGVPKYALVSVGLDPELPVSFADGIFKGMNELAMRFKINIVGGDTTRSKKLVIDISLIGEVERKNLVLRGGARPGDAIFITGSVGGSIKSKHLDFTPRLEEARALVKNYKVNSMIDVSDGLLLDLWRILDASKMGAVICEDLIPVSTGASSFRKAITDGEDFELLFTMSEREALRLMNSHGSKIKAPVSLIGQVVDAKRGYVLVKKNRKVERLKPEGFLHF, encoded by the coding sequence ATGCCAATGATAAAAGATGTCGGTGAGTTAGGATTGATAAAACGGATCGCTAAAAATATCCGGCTTGATAAAACCGTCGTCCGTGGCATAGGCGATGACACCGCTGTCATAAAATGGACGGCAGGGAAATATCTTTTATTCACCTGCGACATGCTCGTCGAGGGAACTCACTTTACCCGCAAGGGCGCCCGGCCGTTTCAGATCGGGCACAAGGCGCTTGCGCGCAACATAAGCGACATCGCCGCGATGGGCGGGGTGCCGAAATACGCGCTGGTTTCCGTAGGGCTCGACCCGGAGCTTCCGGTGTCGTTTGCCGACGGTATATTTAAAGGTATGAATGAGCTCGCTATGCGTTTTAAGATAAACATCGTCGGTGGGGATACGACAAGATCGAAGAAATTGGTAATAGATATTTCCCTGATTGGTGAAGTGGAACGGAAGAATCTGGTTTTACGCGGTGGCGCCCGGCCTGGCGACGCGATATTTATTACAGGCTCCGTCGGCGGCTCGATAAAGAGCAAACACCTGGATTTTACTCCGCGGCTCGAAGAGGCCCGCGCGCTTGTTAAGAATTACAAAGTTAATTCGATGATCGACGTCTCCGACGGGTTGTTGCTCGACCTGTGGCGCATTCTCGATGCGAGTAAAATGGGTGCCGTGATCTGTGAAGACCTGATACCGGTCTCGACCGGCGCTTCCTCATTCAGGAAAGCGATTACCGACGGAGAAGACTTCGAACTTTTATTTACCATGTCTGAGCGTGAAGCGCTCCGTCTTATGAATAGCCATGGCTCGAAGATCAAGGCTCCTGTAAGCTTAATCGGTCAGGTGGTAGACGCGAAGCGCGGCTATGTTCTGGTAAAGAAGAATCGAAAGGTCGAACGGCTTAAACCGGAAGGTTTTTTACATTTTTGA
- the mtnA gene encoding S-methyl-5-thioribose-1-phosphate isomerase encodes MPVKTIFWAGDKIKLIDQTLLPNKFKYIICGDVKRLWRAIKWLEVRGAPAIGIAGALGVALGAKNSKAKTSAKLITEVNEIAGYLASSRPTAVNLFWALERMKVAAAANRAKQVPEIKKILLKEALAIIDEDKRSCRRMARYGASLVKKGDTILTHCNAGALATADYGTALGVLFEAKRQGKRIKVYVDETRPLLQGARLTTWELMHEGIDATLICDNMAASLMAKGAIDRIFVGADRIAANGDTANKIGTYNVAVLAKHHGVPFYVAAPFSTIDLDMPSGKYIPIEERSGDEVRRVHGACIAPKNVKVYNPAFDVTPAGYITAIVTEKGILRKPYGKSFKGLRCQ; translated from the coding sequence GTGCCGGTAAAAACTATTTTCTGGGCGGGCGATAAGATTAAACTTATCGATCAAACGCTTTTGCCTAACAAATTCAAATACATAATATGCGGCGATGTGAAGCGGCTCTGGCGCGCCATAAAATGGCTCGAGGTACGGGGCGCGCCTGCCATAGGCATTGCCGGCGCGCTCGGCGTAGCACTGGGTGCAAAAAATTCGAAGGCGAAGACTTCCGCGAAACTTATCACAGAGGTGAATGAGATAGCAGGTTATCTTGCGTCATCCCGCCCGACGGCAGTGAATCTTTTCTGGGCGCTCGAGCGGATGAAGGTTGCCGCGGCGGCCAACCGGGCGAAACAGGTTCCGGAAATAAAAAAGATATTACTGAAAGAAGCGCTCGCGATAATTGACGAAGATAAGCGCTCGTGCAGGCGCATGGCGCGATACGGTGCGAGCTTAGTAAAAAAGGGCGATACGATACTGACCCACTGCAACGCGGGTGCTCTTGCCACCGCGGATTACGGGACGGCGCTTGGCGTTCTCTTCGAGGCGAAGCGGCAGGGCAAACGGATTAAAGTCTACGTCGATGAGACGCGTCCGCTACTTCAGGGCGCGCGGCTCACTACGTGGGAGCTTATGCATGAGGGCATCGACGCGACGCTCATTTGCGATAACATGGCCGCGAGCTTGATGGCAAAAGGCGCGATCGATAGGATATTCGTCGGCGCCGACAGGATTGCCGCCAATGGAGACACCGCCAACAAGATCGGCACTTATAACGTGGCTGTGCTGGCAAAACATCATGGCGTACCTTTTTATGTGGCGGCGCCGTTCTCGACGATAGACCTGGATATGCCGTCGGGGAAGTATATACCGATAGAAGAGCGTTCCGGTGACGAGGTCAGGCGCGTGCATGGCGCCTGTATCGCGCCGAAAAATGTGAAGGTTTACAATCCGGCGTTCGATGTTACTCCGGCCGGATATATAACGGCGATAGTTACCGAGAAGGGTATATTGCGAAAGCCTTACGGGAAAAGTTTTAAAGGGTTACGATGCCAATGA
- a CDS encoding DUF362 domain-containing protein, with the protein MAKVAIVGCDNYDTGKVFDAVKRAVDLSGGMEAFVERGTKVLIKPNLISERPPEDAVDTHPEVVRAVIRLVKAAGGIPLVGDSPGGYGANIEKILEISGIGAAAREEGVEVVRFTAARFVDGIPFTRYIFDCASIISVPKLKTHGVTTLTAAIKNMYGTVAGLYKAECHSRAPKEEDFAKVIAKVYSIAKPDLTILDGIVAMEGDGPSAGVPRQMGVVMAGSDGVAIDTCAALLIGVAPLDILVTKESAALGLGEADPARIEITGDGMERFVAEDFKLPQTTIALRLLPHSVARSVAGLIKFKPYIDDKICARCNLCKSTCPVSAITITPGACRIDYKKCIKCLCCQEVCPYKAISIKRNILTKLVWG; encoded by the coding sequence ATGGCGAAAGTCGCTATCGTCGGATGCGATAATTATGACACGGGGAAAGTCTTCGACGCCGTTAAAAGAGCCGTGGACTTATCCGGCGGCATGGAAGCATTCGTCGAGCGCGGTACAAAAGTATTGATAAAACCGAATCTTATTTCGGAGCGGCCGCCCGAGGACGCCGTCGATACACATCCTGAGGTGGTGCGAGCGGTCATCCGGCTCGTTAAAGCGGCCGGAGGCATCCCGCTCGTCGGAGATTCTCCGGGCGGATACGGAGCCAATATCGAGAAGATACTGGAGATCTCGGGTATAGGCGCCGCCGCGCGCGAAGAAGGCGTCGAGGTTGTCAGGTTCACTGCGGCCAGATTCGTTGACGGCATACCGTTTACGCGTTATATATTCGACTGCGCAAGCATAATCTCCGTGCCGAAACTGAAAACGCACGGCGTGACGACGCTGACCGCCGCGATAAAGAATATGTACGGCACGGTCGCTGGGCTCTATAAGGCGGAGTGCCATTCCCGCGCGCCGAAAGAAGAAGATTTCGCGAAGGTCATCGCGAAAGTTTATTCCATCGCCAAGCCTGATCTCACGATCCTCGACGGAATAGTCGCGATGGAGGGCGACGGCCCGTCGGCCGGTGTTCCGAGACAGATGGGGGTGGTGATGGCCGGTTCCGACGGTGTGGCCATCGATACTTGCGCCGCGTTATTGATAGGGGTCGCGCCTCTGGATATCCTGGTTACTAAGGAATCTGCGGCTCTGGGGCTGGGCGAGGCGGATCCTGCCCGCATAGAGATAACGGGGGATGGGATGGAGCGTTTCGTCGCCGAGGATTTTAAATTGCCGCAGACGACGATAGCGTTACGGCTTTTGCCGCACAGTGTGGCCAGGAGCGTCGCAGGATTGATAAAGTTCAAGCCATATATCGACGATAAGATATGCGCTCGTTGCAATCTTTGTAAATCGACGTGCCCGGTCTCGGCTATTACGATCACCCCGGGCGCGTGCAGAATAGATTATAAAAAGTGTATAAAATGTCTTTGTTGCCAGGAAGTTTGTCCCTATAAAGCGATCAGTATAAAAAGAAATATTTTAACTAAACTGGTGTGGGGGTAG
- a CDS encoding YchF/TatD family DNA exonuclease, protein MLIDTHCHLDFPDFDKDREDCLNRARRAGVTGIIDVGSSIESSRRAVALAKTHEMIYASIGVHPHDAGTVTDKVIADFRELAKSEKVVAIGEVGLDFYRNLSPKEEQKSAFIKFIHLADELDLPLIIHARDAADDTISILNKEKGRRFCGVMHCFSGDKKFLKECLGLGLYISFAGPLTFKNAAALRDVAKEVPVERLLVETDAPFLAPQKYRGQRNEPAYITSLVDEWAAITGLTQSDIARITTHNANELFKLRAAGGAKIAYEIRDSLYLNITNRCTNKCDFCVRSQTDFVKGHNLVLEREPSVEEIISAIGNASRYKEVVFCGYGEPTIRLDAVKAVAKKLKADGVRVRLVTNGHGDLINSRPIAAELAGIIDKVCVSLNAESEEKYEEICAPEFGRKSFRHIIDFIKGCVAAGIEVEATCLDLEGVDTVKCETLAKSLGADFRLRRYGVTG, encoded by the coding sequence ATGCTGATTGATACACATTGCCATCTCGATTTTCCTGATTTCGATAAGGATCGGGAGGATTGTTTAAATAGGGCCAGGAGGGCGGGAGTAACCGGTATAATCGATGTCGGAAGCTCTATCGAGAGCTCGCGTCGGGCGGTGGCGCTGGCGAAGACCCATGAAATGATATATGCCTCGATAGGCGTTCACCCTCATGATGCCGGGACGGTTACAGATAAAGTTATTGCCGATTTTCGCGAGCTCGCAAAGAGCGAAAAGGTTGTCGCGATAGGCGAGGTCGGGCTGGATTTCTACAGAAACCTATCGCCAAAAGAAGAACAAAAGTCCGCTTTTATAAAATTTATACATCTCGCCGACGAACTCGATCTGCCGCTTATAATTCACGCCAGGGATGCGGCAGATGATACGATAAGCATATTGAATAAAGAGAAGGGCAGGCGCTTTTGCGGCGTGATGCACTGCTTTTCAGGCGACAAAAAGTTTTTGAAGGAATGCCTCGGCCTCGGGCTATATATTTCGTTCGCCGGGCCGCTCACATTCAAAAATGCCGCGGCATTGCGCGATGTCGCAAAAGAAGTCCCCGTCGAGCGGCTACTGGTCGAGACGGACGCGCCGTTTCTCGCCCCGCAAAAGTATCGAGGGCAACGCAATGAGCCCGCGTATATTACGTCCCTGGTCGATGAGTGGGCCGCCATTACGGGGCTTACGCAATCCGACATCGCGCGTATAACTACTCACAACGCGAATGAGCTTTTTAAGCTACGAGCGGCAGGCGGCGCGAAGATCGCCTATGAGATACGCGACTCTTTGTATCTGAACATAACCAACCGGTGCACGAATAAATGCGATTTTTGCGTAAGAAGCCAGACCGATTTCGTTAAAGGGCACAACTTAGTGCTCGAGCGCGAGCCGTCCGTTGAGGAAATCATCTCGGCGATAGGAAACGCGTCACGGTATAAAGAGGTTGTTTTTTGCGGTTACGGCGAGCCGACGATACGTCTGGATGCGGTTAAAGCGGTGGCGAAGAAACTTAAAGCGGACGGCGTCCGGGTGCGGCTGGTAACCAACGGTCACGGTGATCTTATAAACTCACGGCCTATCGCCGCGGAGCTCGCGGGAATCATTGATAAGGTCTGCGTCAGCCTGAATGCCGAGTCGGAAGAGAAATACGAAGAGATATGCGCACCGGAGTTCGGGCGGAAGAGTTTTAGGCACATAATTGATTTTATTAAAGGTTGTGTCGCGGCGGGTATAGAGGTGGAAGCTACCTGCCTTGATCTCGAAGGAGTGGACACAGTCAAATGCGAGACTTTGGCGAAATCGCTTGGCGCTGATTTTCGCCTGAGAAGATATGGTGTAACGGGTTAG
- the ftsA gene encoding cell division protein FtsA: MMNIQKVKIVTGLDIGSSKISAVAASISKNGHFDIIGHATRDSRGVSRGVIIDLNEAVQSVSSVLKKLKSKLPSGLGGIYVNMTGEALKGSRSSGMIPISVRGREITVTDMARCVDAGSTIHLPFDREIIHRIVQRFSVDDQPWIKSPLGLYASRLACEVYIITAAVNNMQDIYKCVSNAGHDAKEIVYTGLADATAVLNNEEKAAGVLLLSIGAQLTEMSVFFDGTLCGIDILSSGAEDFKGDFRASPVFDGIMAAVASKMKHFADSGNKLQSIVVTGGIIFSDGVIEYMEEKLACPVRMGVAKDVRGDISGLDSIRLCTAIGLAKYAAASYEEKVRRDKDLMGRVSSAVVDIFNNYF; the protein is encoded by the coding sequence ATGATGAATATACAGAAGGTAAAGATTGTTACGGGGCTCGACATAGGCTCATCGAAGATTTCGGCTGTGGCCGCCTCGATAAGCAAGAACGGGCACTTCGACATAATAGGGCATGCAACCAGGGATTCGCGGGGTGTTTCGCGCGGGGTTATTATTGACCTGAACGAAGCGGTGCAATCGGTGTCGAGCGTTTTGAAGAAGCTTAAATCAAAATTGCCGTCCGGCCTCGGAGGGATATATGTCAATATGACCGGTGAGGCGCTTAAAGGTTCCAGATCCAGCGGCATGATACCCATCTCCGTTCGCGGCCGCGAGATAACTGTAACCGACATGGCGCGTTGCGTGGATGCCGGTTCTACGATACATCTGCCGTTCGATAGGGAGATTATTCATAGAATAGTGCAGAGATTTTCGGTGGACGATCAGCCGTGGATAAAGAGCCCGCTGGGTTTATACGCTTCGCGGCTGGCGTGCGAGGTTTATATAATAACCGCGGCTGTTAACAATATGCAGGATATATATAAATGCGTTTCGAATGCCGGTCACGATGCGAAAGAGATCGTCTATACGGGATTGGCGGATGCCACGGCGGTATTGAATAATGAAGAGAAGGCCGCGGGTGTGCTTTTATTGAGCATAGGCGCCCAACTTACCGAGATGTCCGTATTTTTCGACGGAACGCTTTGCGGTATCGATATACTATCATCGGGTGCGGAAGATTTTAAGGGTGACTTTCGCGCGAGCCCTGTGTTCGACGGTATTATGGCGGCGGTCGCTTCGAAGATGAAGCATTTTGCGGACTCGGGGAACAAACTGCAGTCGATAGTGGTAACCGGCGGAATAATATTCTCCGACGGTGTCATTGAATACATGGAAGAGAAATTGGCGTGTCCCGTCCGGATGGGAGTGGCAAAAGACGTAAGGGGTGATATATCCGGCCTTGACAGCATACGGTTATGTACAGCCATAGGCCTTGCCAAATATGCCGCCGCTTCTTACGAGGAAAAAGTTCGTAGAGATAAAGATCTGATGGGACGCGTTTCCTCAGCCGTTGTTGATATCTTCAATAACTATTTTTAA
- a CDS encoding cell division protein FtsQ/DivIB, translated as MSKPKKNKKTSLASIAKNAREAILRRAINILVLAIFLAVVFLLGKAYIYRSDYFKLRKVEVKETLMDPRCVNEIRSRILNANKNKSVFQIDLKEMANVLRRTYKDSKDVYVTLELPDKLVVSLKVRRAVLQVRADKLYPVDEEGVILPAVDILALKWVPVVDGVQVSAEDRRRMIIDSRNLRASMVLLRAIANAKPVADQGIESIDVKDLGNIVFYLRNGIEVRIGGEDFKERLNVLAKTLKDPRLIMERIKYIDLRFGDAVIGPK; from the coding sequence ATGAGTAAGCCCAAGAAAAATAAAAAAACAAGCCTTGCTTCGATAGCTAAGAATGCGCGCGAAGCTATATTAAGGCGCGCTATCAACATACTTGTCCTGGCGATATTTCTGGCGGTCGTATTTCTGCTGGGGAAGGCGTATATTTACAGATCGGATTATTTTAAACTGCGGAAGGTCGAAGTTAAAGAGACGCTCATGGATCCGAGATGTGTCAACGAAATAAGATCGAGGATCTTAAACGCCAATAAAAATAAGAGTGTTTTCCAGATCGACCTTAAGGAAATGGCGAATGTTCTGCGGCGTACATATAAAGATTCCAAAGATGTGTATGTAACGCTGGAATTGCCGGATAAATTGGTGGTGAGCTTGAAGGTGCGCAGAGCCGTATTGCAGGTTCGGGCCGATAAGCTCTATCCCGTCGATGAGGAAGGTGTGATCCTGCCGGCGGTGGATATTTTAGCGCTCAAATGGGTGCCGGTCGTGGACGGCGTACAGGTAAGCGCGGAGGATCGCAGGCGCATGATCATAGACTCCAGGAATCTGCGCGCTTCTATGGTTCTTCTCCGGGCCATAGCGAACGCTAAGCCGGTTGCTGACCAGGGTATAGAATCGATAGATGTAAAAGATCTCGGCAATATAGTATTTTATTTACGGAACGGCATCGAAGTCCGCATAGGCGGAGAGGATTTTAAGGAAAGGCTCAATGTCCTGGCTAAAACATTAAAAGACCCCAGGCTTATTATGGAGAGGATAAAATATATAGACCTGCGGTTTGGCGACGCAGTGATAGGACCGAAATGA
- a CDS encoding D-alanine--D-alanine ligase: MKKLRVGVLAGGPSNEREISLRSGRAVHDALMQEDVDVFFVDVRDNIYDIIKNERMDVAFLALHGRFGEDGTVQKILESAGIKYTGSGPRASELALDKIASKQEFVKKNIPTPRYQVAEKGDGQPARLNIGPPLVVKPQFEGSSIGLSVVRDAGSLKEALDKAFEYGTRALLEEYITGRELTVGILNGEPLPAIEIVPKERVYDYKAKYADPDTQYLVPAPISADESKLARSLGKMAHDALGCRSFSRTDIMMDGSGNMFVLEVNTIPGMTSRSLLPKAAAAMGISFNQLCIKLIEDAVK; the protein is encoded by the coding sequence ATGAAGAAGCTGAGAGTGGGCGTACTGGCCGGAGGTCCGTCGAATGAACGTGAAATATCCCTGCGCTCAGGTCGGGCGGTGCATGATGCGCTTATGCAGGAAGATGTAGACGTTTTTTTTGTGGACGTCCGTGATAATATTTATGATATAATCAAAAACGAAAGAATGGATGTGGCTTTTCTCGCCCTGCATGGAAGATTCGGCGAGGACGGGACGGTTCAGAAAATACTTGAATCTGCCGGTATAAAATATACAGGATCCGGGCCGCGGGCCTCGGAGCTCGCGCTGGATAAGATCGCGTCCAAACAGGAGTTTGTAAAGAAGAATATTCCTACCCCGCGGTATCAGGTCGCCGAAAAAGGGGATGGCCAACCTGCGCGATTGAATATAGGCCCGCCGCTTGTGGTGAAGCCGCAATTCGAGGGGTCGAGTATCGGGCTTTCCGTGGTCAGAGACGCCGGGTCGTTGAAAGAAGCGCTCGACAAGGCGTTCGAATACGGGACGCGGGCTCTTCTCGAAGAGTATATAACGGGACGGGAACTCACCGTCGGAATTTTGAACGGCGAACCACTGCCGGCGATAGAGATAGTGCCGAAAGAGCGCGTGTATGATTACAAAGCTAAATACGCCGACCCCGATACGCAATATCTTGTCCCTGCGCCGATAAGCGCGGATGAATCCAAACTGGCCCGCTCGCTCGGCAAGATGGCGCATGATGCTTTGGGGTGCAGATCGTTCTCCAGGACGGATATCATGATGGACGGGTCAGGGAATATGTTCGTCTTAGAGGTGAATACGATACCGGGTATGACGTCGCGCAGTCTGCTTCCGAAAGCGGCCGCCGCGATGGGGATAAGTTTTAACCAATTGTGTATAAAGTTGATCGAGGATGCCGTAAAATGA
- the murC gene encoding UDP-N-acetylmuramate--L-alanine ligase — protein MKNKALLKNKNIHFAGIGGIGMSGIALVLLEMGYNVSGSDVEPSAITDKLKTMGAGIFGGHAASNIKSDTQVLVYSSSISDDNPEMKEARRRNIVIAHRSEILGELFNARIGIAVTGTHGKTTTSSLISFILKKSGLDPTVVVGGEVDSLNGNAVLGKGAHMVAEADESDSSFLRLKPFYAVITNVEMEHLDHFKTLKSVRDAYGAFARNIKKGGALFYNSEDENMKKVLKSYNGRTRGFGFSAKAYAHPLNIEMKGFNTTFDCVCGGKLLGNVSLKIPGRHNVLNALAAILVGLELGLKFEEITAVMKDFEGAKRRFQMRAESNGVMLIEDYAHHPTEIRSVIAASRNWDGKRLVAVFQPHRYSRTKFFADAFGKSFAGVDKLILTDIYAASEKPIKGVSVKCLYDKAKKNGLKDIAILRKELIPDHIMKLKRPGDMIIVMGAGNIKKVADELCQRFLSEQSAGCNMVKKLRQVVKGKVKAGERLSAHTSFKIGGAVNGWIEPKDIQDLKTALSFLNKNKTPFFIIGNGSNILAKDEGFNGVLIHLGSEFFKTIKFTGARIRVGAGFSLPKLVNICCAKGLSGLESLVGIPGTIGGAIYMNAGGWTNPIFRNMGELVDSIKVMDARGKVRTLRSGDIKFGYRYSGLEGSIILEAVLKMNKADSDVLVSSASHFLKMKREKQTLDMPSAGCVFKNPPDSQFTCGQMIDTLGLKGRRCGGAEISTKHANFIVNRGGATCRDVLGLADIVKKRVKENYGLDLEMEVKII, from the coding sequence GTGAAAAATAAAGCGCTTTTGAAAAATAAGAATATACATTTCGCCGGGATTGGCGGCATTGGAATGAGCGGTATAGCGCTCGTCCTCCTCGAGATGGGTTACAATGTCTCGGGTTCGGATGTGGAGCCGAGCGCCATAACCGACAAGCTAAAGACTATGGGCGCCGGGATATTCGGCGGCCATGCGGCGTCGAACATTAAGTCGGATACGCAGGTGCTCGTCTATTCGTCCTCGATCTCCGATGATAATCCCGAGATGAAGGAGGCGCGCCGCAGAAATATAGTTATCGCGCACAGGTCCGAGATCCTGGGCGAGCTTTTCAATGCCAGGATCGGCATAGCGGTTACCGGTACTCATGGCAAAACGACGACATCGTCACTGATCTCATTCATTTTGAAGAAATCCGGTCTCGATCCTACGGTCGTAGTAGGCGGTGAAGTCGACAGCTTAAATGGCAATGCCGTATTGGGTAAAGGGGCACACATGGTGGCGGAGGCTGATGAGAGTGACAGTTCTTTTTTAAGGCTTAAACCATTTTATGCCGTTATCACAAATGTAGAGATGGAGCACCTTGACCATTTTAAGACGCTGAAGTCCGTCAGAGACGCGTACGGTGCGTTCGCCCGGAATATCAAAAAGGGCGGAGCGCTCTTTTATAATAGCGAAGACGAAAACATGAAGAAGGTGCTTAAAAGCTACAATGGCCGAACCCGCGGCTTTGGCTTCTCGGCAAAAGCATACGCGCATCCTTTGAATATAGAGATGAAGGGGTTTAACACGACATTCGATTGCGTGTGCGGCGGCAAACTCCTCGGGAATGTTTCGCTTAAGATACCCGGTCGGCACAACGTCTTAAACGCGCTCGCCGCGATACTGGTCGGCCTGGAGCTGGGATTAAAGTTCGAAGAGATAACGGCTGTCATGAAGGACTTCGAGGGGGCTAAAAGAAGATTTCAGATGAGGGCGGAATCGAACGGGGTGATGCTTATCGAAGATTACGCGCACCACCCGACGGAGATACGCTCCGTTATCGCCGCCAGTCGTAATTGGGACGGGAAGCGCCTCGTAGCTGTATTCCAGCCGCACAGGTATTCGCGGACAAAGTTTTTCGCGGATGCTTTCGGAAAGTCTTTCGCAGGCGTCGATAAACTCATACTGACCGACATATACGCGGCCAGCGAAAAGCCCATTAAAGGCGTATCCGTTAAATGCCTTTATGACAAAGCTAAAAAGAACGGATTGAAGGATATTGCTATATTAAGGAAAGAGCTTATACCGGATCATATTATGAAACTTAAAAGGCCCGGCGACATGATAATAGTGATGGGCGCCGGCAACATAAAGAAGGTTGCCGATGAACTTTGCCAAAGGTTTTTGTCGGAACAAAGCGCCGGATGCAACATGGTGAAAAAACTGCGGCAGGTTGTGAAGGGAAAGGTCAAGGCGGGAGAGCGGCTTTCAGCGCACACTTCATTCAAAATAGGAGGCGCAGTAAACGGCTGGATTGAGCCTAAAGATATACAGGATCTCAAGACGGCGCTAAGTTTTTTGAATAAGAACAAGACGCCTTTCTTTATAATAGGGAATGGTTCGAATATATTGGCGAAAGATGAAGGTTTTAACGGTGTGCTGATACATCTCGGAAGCGAATTTTTTAAAACAATAAAATTTACCGGCGCCAGGATTCGAGTGGGAGCGGGGTTCAGCCTGCCGAAGCTTGTAAATATTTGCTGTGCTAAAGGACTCTCCGGGCTCGAGTCGCTGGTCGGTATTCCCGGCACCATCGGCGGGGCGATATACATGAATGCCGGAGGGTGGACCAATCCGATATTCAGGAATATGGGTGAGCTGGTCGATTCAATAAAGGTGATGGACGCGCGAGGCAAGGTTCGCACCCTGAGGTCGGGCGATATAAAATTCGGATACAGGTATTCAGGCCTCGAGGGAAGCATAATATTGGAGGCGGTGCTGAAAATGAATAAGGCCGACAGCGACGTGCTGGTTTCAAGCGCTTCCCATTTCCTGAAGATGAAGCGTGAAAAGCAGACTCTCGACATGCCCAGCGCCGGATGTGTATTCAAGAACCCGCCGGACTCTCAATTCACATGCGGACAAATGATAGATACTCTGGGGTTGAAGGGCCGAAGGTGCGGCGGCGCTGAAATATCGACGAAGCACGCGAATTTTATAGTTAACAGGGGCGGGGCAACCTGCAGGGATGTCCTGGGGCTTGCGGATATTGTAAAAAAGAGGGTAAAGGAGAATTACGGTCTCGACCTGGAAATGGAAGTGAAGATAATATGA